The following coding sequences lie in one Mycobacterium sp. DL440 genomic window:
- a CDS encoding alpha/beta hydrolase, translated as MTESLPGGQVRGRPGRHSRDPVKQAVLERATKFTLSAIPRISDRTKRLLLGGRSVVVDGNTLDTTLQFTLAAQRTAGVGGLVADYSPESGATVSRAALRATAAMMKVRIRADVTEISIPGPAGPMPARRYVPDGTASPATSALLLYFHGGGFVIGDLDTHDSLCRLICRDGGIQVISVDYRLAPEHKAPAAIDDAYAAYRWALDHAAGLGATRIVVGGDSAGGNLAAVVAQQARDSELPLPALQLLLYPVTDWSSETRSKTLFSEGYFLSRRDMDWFAAHYLDGAEVSAEDPAVSPLLSEDLSGLPPALVVTAGFDPLRDEGNRYARAMRDAGVVVDLREERSMIHAFANFFPLGGGSATATSAMISALRAHLSHAES; from the coding sequence ATGACTGAAAGTCTGCCAGGCGGGCAGGTCCGGGGCAGACCTGGTCGCCACAGTCGGGACCCGGTCAAGCAGGCGGTGCTCGAGCGGGCAACCAAGTTCACCCTGTCCGCGATTCCACGGATCTCCGACCGGACCAAGCGTCTGCTGCTGGGCGGGCGTTCGGTGGTCGTCGACGGCAACACCCTGGACACCACGCTGCAATTCACCCTGGCCGCCCAACGCACGGCCGGAGTCGGGGGCCTGGTCGCCGATTACAGCCCGGAGTCCGGCGCCACCGTTTCGCGAGCCGCGCTGCGGGCCACCGCGGCCATGATGAAGGTCCGTATCCGCGCGGACGTGACCGAGATTTCGATTCCCGGTCCGGCCGGTCCCATGCCGGCGCGCCGCTACGTCCCGGACGGCACCGCATCCCCGGCCACCTCGGCGCTGTTGTTGTACTTCCACGGCGGCGGCTTCGTGATCGGTGACCTCGACACCCACGACAGCCTGTGCCGACTGATCTGCCGGGACGGCGGAATTCAGGTGATCTCCGTCGACTACCGGCTCGCGCCCGAGCACAAGGCGCCGGCCGCCATCGACGACGCCTATGCCGCCTACCGCTGGGCGCTCGATCACGCTGCCGGCCTGGGCGCCACACGCATCGTGGTCGGGGGAGACAGCGCTGGCGGCAACCTCGCCGCCGTGGTGGCTCAGCAGGCCCGCGACTCCGAGCTACCGCTGCCCGCCCTGCAGCTGTTGCTGTACCCGGTCACCGACTGGTCGAGCGAGACGCGATCCAAGACGTTGTTCTCCGAGGGCTACTTCCTGAGTAGGCGCGACATGGACTGGTTCGCCGCGCACTATCTCGACGGCGCCGAGGTGTCCGCCGAGGACCCGGCGGTGTCACCGCTACTGAGCGAGGATCTGTCCGGGTTGCCGCCTGCGCTGGTGGTCACCGCAGGGTTCGATCCCTTGCGCGACGAGGGCAACCGGTACGCGCGGGCCATGCGGGACGCCGGGGTGGTCGTGGACCTGCGGGAAGAACGGTCGATGATTCACGCGTTCGCCAACTTCTTCCCGCTGGGAGGCGGCAGTGCCACCGCGACGAGCGCAATGATCTCGGCCCTGCGCGCACATCTCAGCCACGCCGAAAGCTGA
- a CDS encoding DsbA family protein: MAKPKKTAKYDLKAADRKRNLWVQIGLTAVVVLFAVGLVLYIVTTGHKRPATGEARAVHVAAPSVITKEGTSEPKVTLSLFEDFLCPACGHLEQQFGPTINKLIDAGAVAADYHMVAILDKAGNGYSSRAGGAAYCVADESIDAFRRFHSALFTPGIQPEEGSGVYPDNARIIELARQAGAAGEVPDCITKARYVEMVQGMAAATEIHSTPTIKFNGEDYSPTTPDALIAKVKEIVGDVPALNGPAPGPAAPAPAPGAPAAPAPAAPPAPATPAPAHP, encoded by the coding sequence GTGGCCAAACCGAAGAAGACCGCGAAGTACGACCTCAAAGCGGCTGACCGCAAGCGCAACCTGTGGGTTCAGATCGGGCTGACAGCCGTGGTGGTGCTGTTCGCCGTCGGCCTGGTGCTCTACATCGTGACGACCGGCCACAAGCGGCCTGCCACCGGGGAGGCCCGGGCCGTCCACGTGGCCGCGCCCAGTGTGATCACCAAAGAGGGCACATCTGAGCCCAAGGTGACGCTGAGCCTCTTCGAGGATTTCCTGTGCCCCGCGTGCGGCCATCTGGAACAGCAGTTCGGCCCGACCATCAACAAGCTGATCGACGCCGGTGCCGTGGCCGCCGACTATCACATGGTGGCGATTCTGGACAAGGCCGGCAACGGTTACTCGTCGCGGGCCGGTGGCGCTGCCTACTGCGTCGCCGATGAGTCCATCGATGCGTTCCGCCGATTCCACTCCGCGCTCTTCACACCCGGAATCCAGCCGGAGGAGGGGAGCGGTGTCTACCCGGACAACGCCCGGATCATCGAACTCGCCCGCCAGGCCGGTGCCGCCGGCGAGGTGCCCGACTGCATCACCAAGGCTCGCTACGTGGAGATGGTGCAGGGCATGGCCGCGGCCACTGAAATCCACTCGACGCCGACCATCAAGTTCAACGGTGAGGACTACAGCCCGACCACGCCCGACGCGCTGATCGCGAAGGTCAAGGAGATCGTCGGCGACGTGCCGGCGTTGAACGGCCCCGCTCCCGGCCCTGCCGCTCCTGCGCCTGCGCCCGGCGCACCGGCGGCACCCGCCCCGGCTGCTCCACCCGCACCCGCTACACCCGCGCCGGCCCACCCATGA
- a CDS encoding vitamin K epoxide reductase family protein, which produces MSDTAASELDELGDSGTEKAPGVAVGKVGAVWILIAGVLGLAAALALTVEKIELLIDPSYVPSCSINPVISCGSVMSTWQAAVFGFPNSLIGVVAFTVTLVTGVLAVAGVRLPRWYWAGLAAGSLLGAVMVHWLIFQSLYRIGALCPYCMVVWSVTIPLLVVTSSIAFRPLHTNVVARTVYEWRWSLVALWFTSLVLLILVRFWEYWSTLL; this is translated from the coding sequence ATGAGTGACACCGCAGCGTCCGAGCTCGACGAACTCGGCGATTCAGGGACCGAAAAGGCCCCGGGAGTCGCCGTCGGCAAGGTCGGTGCGGTGTGGATACTGATCGCCGGTGTCCTCGGGCTGGCGGCGGCGTTGGCGCTGACGGTCGAGAAGATCGAGCTCCTGATCGATCCGAGTTACGTACCGTCCTGCAGCATCAACCCGGTGATCTCCTGTGGCTCGGTGATGTCCACCTGGCAGGCAGCGGTCTTCGGGTTCCCCAACTCGCTGATCGGGGTGGTCGCGTTCACGGTCACGCTGGTCACCGGTGTGCTGGCCGTGGCCGGCGTTCGATTGCCCCGGTGGTACTGGGCCGGCCTGGCGGCGGGAAGCCTGCTCGGGGCCGTCATGGTGCACTGGCTGATCTTCCAGAGCCTCTACCGCATCGGTGCCCTGTGCCCGTACTGCATGGTGGTGTGGTCGGTCACCATCCCGCTGCTGGTGGTGACGAGCTCCATCGCGTTCCGGCCGCTGCACACCAACGTGGTCGCCAGGACTGTCTACGAGTGGCGGTGGTCGCTCGTGGCGCTCTGGTTCACCTCACTCGTGCTGTTGATCTTGGTGCGTTTCTGGGAATACTGGTCAACGCTCCTGTAA